Proteins encoded together in one Musa acuminata AAA Group cultivar baxijiao chromosome BXJ3-6, Cavendish_Baxijiao_AAA, whole genome shotgun sequence window:
- the LOC135639661 gene encoding phloretin 4'-O-glucosyltransferase-like, with amino-acid sequence MEQHFLVVTYPLQGHINPALHLARRLARVAGARITFSIALSGHRRMFPSSADGEVDDGLISYVPHSDGYDDGFNPDVDDVKAYPLRTRSVSSKTLSAIIRSLEERGRPVTCVIYTLLLSWAADVAHEHGLPSVLYWIQPATVFALYYHYFHGYDGLIASHRQDPLFQVNLPGLPPFRICDLPSFLRITSPDDPYFIVIEMFKESFDVLDSEKARSTARVLANTFDELESDALVATEKMKLIPIGPTVPSALLEGTEAARGTGSTGADLFKLDEKQYMEWLDSKPEKSVVYVSFGSLAVIKKRQAEEIVRGLKESGRPYLWVLKKENRRELEGEVEEEGGIMVEWCSQVRVLSHPAVGCFVTHCGWNSTVESIVCGVPTVSAPQWSDQSTNARLVELWGTGVRGELDGEGVLEGAELSRCVETVMGEGETGKEIRRRAEMWKEKAREAVGEGGSSDRNLRAFVEEIASLK; translated from the coding sequence ATGGAGCAGCATTTCCTTGTGGTGACCTACCCGCTTCAAGGGCACATCAACCCTGCCCTCCACCTCGCCCGGCGCCTCGCGCGCGTCGCCGGCGCCAGGATCACCTTCTCCATTGCCTTGTCCGGCCACCGCCGCATGTTTCCCAGCTCGGCTGATGGAGAAGTCGACGACGGCCTCATCTCCTACGTCCCTCACTCCGATGGCTACGACGACGGCTTCAACCCGGACGTGGACGACGTCAAGGCCTACCCGCTTCGGACCAGATCCGTCAGTTCCAAGACCCTCTCCGCCATCATCCGGTCCCTCGAGGAACGCGGCCGACCTGTCACCTGTGTCATCTACACCTTGCTTCTGTCGTGGGCCGCCGATGTGGCGCATGAGCACGGCCTCCCCTCTGTTCTCTACTGGATACAGCCGGCCACCGTCTTCGCGCTTTACTACCACTACTTCCATGGCTATGATGGCCTGATTGCGTCGCACAGACAAGACCCGTTGTTCCAGGTGAACTTGCCTGGGCTGCCACCGTTCAGGATTTGCGACCTACCTTCCTTTCTCAGGATTACGAGCCCCGACGATCCCTACTTCATAGTCATCGAGATGTTTAAGGAATCGTTCGATGTGCTGGACAGCGAAAAAGCTCGCTCGACGGCGAGGGTTCTGGCGAACACGTTCGACGAATTAGAATCCGATGCGCTTGTGGCTACCGAAAAAATGAAATTGATACCGATAGGGCCGACGGTGCCGTCTGCTCTGTTAGAAGGCACCGAGGCCGCAAGAGGCACGGGGAGCACAGGAGCCGATCTCTTCAAGCTCGACGAGAAGCAGTACATGGAGTGGCTGGACTCGAAGCCGGAGAAGTCGGTGGTGTACGTGTCGTTCGGAAGCCTCGCGGTGATCAAGAAGCGGCAGGCCGAGGAGATAGTCCGGGGACTGAAGGAGAGCGGGCGGCCGTATCTGTGGGTGTTGAAGAAGGAGAACAGAAGGGAACTGGAgggggaggtggaggaggagggagggatcATGGTGGAGTGGTGCTCGCAGGTGCGTGTGCTGTCGCACCCGGCGGTGGGGTGCTTCGTGACGCACTGCGGCTGGAACTCGACGGTGGAGAGCATAGTATGCGGGGTGCCGACGGTGTCCGCGCCGCAGTGGTCGGACCAGAGCACCAACGCGAGGCTGGTGGAGCTGTGGGGAACGGGTGTGAGGGGCGAGCTCGACGGAGAAGGAGTCCTGGAAGGGGCAGAGTTGAGCAGGTGCGTGGAGACTGTGATGGGGGAAGGGGAGACGGGGAAGGAGATAAGGAGGAGGGCGGAGATGTGGAAGGAGAAGGCACGGGAGGCGGTAGGCGAAGGCGGGTCGTCGGATCGCAATCTGAGGGCGTTCGTGGAGGAGATCGCGAGCCTCAAATGA